A region of Fibrobacter sp. UWR3 DNA encodes the following proteins:
- the murI gene encoding glutamate racemase, which yields MIGVFDSGFGGLTILRDLKKALPDYDFLYLGDNARAPYGSRSFETIYRYTLESVRTLFARGCPLVILACNTASARALRSIQQQVLPFEFPDRRVLGIIRPTTEEIGKFSKTGHIGIFATAGTVSSNSYGIEISHFFPDMKVTQHACPMWVPLVECGEAGTEGAAFFVKKDVDALLAQDPEIDTVLLACTHYPLLEREIRAALPPQVRLVFQGDIVAGKTLDYLRRHPEMESRLTKGGKTTYLTSDTAEFFEKGAFLFGIDRISAESVVL from the coding sequence ATGATAGGTGTTTTCGATTCGGGATTTGGCGGGCTTACCATACTCCGCGACCTGAAGAAGGCCTTGCCGGATTATGACTTTCTGTACCTGGGCGATAACGCGCGGGCGCCTTACGGGTCGCGCAGTTTCGAGACGATTTACCGCTATACGCTGGAATCGGTCCGCACGCTCTTTGCCCGCGGTTGCCCGCTGGTGATACTTGCCTGCAATACGGCGTCGGCGCGGGCGCTCCGGAGCATCCAGCAGCAGGTGCTGCCGTTCGAGTTCCCGGACAGGCGGGTGCTGGGCATTATTAGGCCCACGACCGAAGAGATTGGCAAGTTCAGCAAGACGGGCCACATCGGGATTTTTGCTACCGCGGGTACGGTTTCCTCGAACAGTTACGGGATAGAGATAAGCCACTTCTTCCCGGACATGAAGGTGACACAGCATGCCTGCCCCATGTGGGTGCCGCTGGTGGAATGCGGGGAGGCAGGTACCGAGGGGGCGGCCTTCTTCGTGAAGAAGGATGTCGACGCCCTGCTGGCACAGGACCCCGAAATCGATACGGTGCTTTTGGCCTGCACGCACTACCCGCTTTTGGAACGAGAAATTCGAGCCGCACTGCCACCGCAGGTTCGGCTCGTTTTCCAGGGCGATATCGTCGCGGGCAAGACGCTTGACTACCTCAGGCGCCATCCGGAGATGGAATCCAGGCTCACGAAGGGCGGAAAAACGACGTATCTGACCTCGGATACTGCCGAATTTTTCGAAAAAGGGGCGTTTTTGTTCGGAATTGACAGAATTTCGGCAGAATCAGTAGTCCTGTAA
- a CDS encoding glycosyl hydrolase, whose translation MFKKSLTAASVALAAASLATAANITVDPASTAQKIVGFGAGAAYYQSWITAMSSSMQKDFYDTAFNGLNLSLLRIGNWKQEDSKSIADDAAIVKAGKERLGNRLKIEMSSWSAPGNLKPSGSVNGSDNGQKHSKSENTLKTSSSDPYGKFVYSEFAGWWKKSLQAYAAAGITPDYISLQNEPDMEADYEETLFEPSETSEIAGYKQALQAVRDSISTLANPPKIIGPEPLGIGYSNFEKYAKALDDKNLDGYAYHLYHAGDGNDNSGTNYLNPENFRKAMTAIGKNYGSDNKPIIMTEFCTMENAVREQDMLGLAHIMQVGFTSGKLNAYIAWELFWGEQNGQLIGVCPGEGWSSCTEAKLYINPEYHAMRHYSKFVNPGWRVVSSTADGSDIYAVAFRSADCDSISVIAINKGSAQNLNFSVNGYNPVYAVQSTESGEKSKTVTAGAIIDAPAKSITTVVFTTSNTAALQCEDSPIDDPYIDPNQNFGDSLVIVDYANETSAAGWKSDETLGKVTFETTALDGISKYVKVPLAGCAQDDCGYQHALFTIPDAAAVKEPLTKCTDLVFTMRSIDAEDASVNIGGAGGSTWSNYQYGNSAPAGSWAEVSVPLANEIDSTGAPFGSTQLSFNSDNAGIYIAKIVATGCGGSSAIKGMRTNFAASDLNKEAKVFDMNGNLLWSGIKGQALNADGTLRLDLKKGMYIVKTKATTVKIVRK comes from the coding sequence ATGTTTAAGAAATCCCTGACGGCGGCCTCGGTCGCCCTTGCTGCGGCATCGCTTGCGACAGCCGCAAATATCACGGTAGATCCCGCCAGCACGGCACAAAAGATTGTCGGATTTGGTGCGGGCGCAGCCTACTACCAAAGCTGGATTACCGCCATGAGTTCTTCGATGCAGAAGGACTTCTACGACACGGCATTTAACGGACTCAACCTCTCGCTGCTCCGCATCGGCAACTGGAAGCAAGAAGACTCCAAGAGCATTGCAGACGATGCCGCCATCGTGAAGGCCGGCAAGGAGCGCCTCGGCAACCGCCTCAAGATCGAGATGTCCAGCTGGTCTGCACCGGGCAACCTCAAACCGAGCGGCAGCGTGAACGGAAGCGATAACGGGCAGAAGCATTCCAAAAGCGAAAACACGCTCAAGACTTCGAGCAGCGACCCGTACGGCAAGTTCGTCTACAGCGAATTCGCCGGCTGGTGGAAAAAGAGCCTGCAGGCATACGCCGCCGCGGGCATCACTCCGGACTACATCAGCCTGCAGAATGAACCCGACATGGAAGCCGACTACGAAGAGACACTGTTCGAACCTAGCGAGACAAGCGAAATCGCCGGTTACAAGCAGGCTCTCCAGGCGGTTCGCGATTCCATCAGCACGCTTGCGAACCCGCCGAAGATTATCGGCCCCGAACCGCTCGGCATCGGCTACAGCAACTTCGAAAAGTACGCAAAGGCGCTCGACGACAAGAACCTCGACGGTTACGCCTACCACCTGTACCATGCGGGTGACGGCAACGACAACTCCGGAACCAACTACCTGAACCCGGAGAACTTCCGCAAGGCGATGACCGCTATCGGCAAGAACTATGGCAGCGACAACAAGCCTATCATCATGACGGAATTCTGCACTATGGAAAACGCCGTGCGCGAGCAGGACATGCTCGGCCTCGCCCATATTATGCAGGTCGGCTTTACGAGCGGCAAGCTGAACGCCTACATCGCCTGGGAACTCTTCTGGGGTGAACAGAACGGCCAGCTCATCGGCGTTTGCCCGGGCGAAGGCTGGAGCAGCTGCACCGAGGCAAAGCTCTACATCAACCCCGAATACCACGCCATGCGCCACTACTCGAAGTTCGTGAACCCGGGCTGGCGCGTCGTGAGCAGCACCGCCGACGGTAGCGACATCTATGCAGTCGCCTTCCGTAGCGCCGACTGCGATTCCATCTCCGTCATCGCCATCAACAAGGGTTCCGCACAGAACCTGAACTTCTCCGTGAACGGCTACAACCCGGTTTACGCCGTGCAGTCTACCGAAAGCGGCGAAAAGAGCAAGACCGTCACCGCAGGCGCCATCATCGACGCCCCTGCAAAGTCCATCACCACGGTCGTATTCACCACGAGCAACACGGCAGCGCTCCAGTGCGAAGACTCCCCCATCGACGACCCGTACATTGACCCCAACCAAAACTTCGGTGATTCTCTCGTGATTGTGGACTACGCGAACGAAACTTCCGCAGCGGGTTGGAAGAGCGACGAGACCCTCGGCAAGGTCACCTTCGAGACGACCGCGCTCGACGGAATTTCCAAGTACGTGAAGGTTCCGCTCGCAGGCTGCGCGCAGGATGACTGCGGCTACCAGCACGCCCTCTTCACCATTCCCGATGCAGCAGCAGTGAAGGAACCGCTTACCAAGTGCACGGACCTCGTGTTCACCATGCGTAGCATCGACGCCGAAGACGCCTCCGTGAACATCGGCGGCGCGGGCGGCAGCACCTGGAGCAACTACCAGTACGGAAACTCCGCCCCCGCGGGTTCCTGGGCCGAAGTATCCGTCCCGCTCGCAAACGAAATTGACTCGACCGGAGCCCCCTTCGGCTCCACGCAGCTCTCGTTCAACAGCGACAACGCCGGCATCTACATTGCAAAGATTGTGGCTACCGGATGTGGAGGCAGTTCCGCCATCAAGGGTATGCGCACGAACTTCGCCGCAAGCGACCTGAACAAGGAAGCGAAGGTGTTCGACATGAACGGCAACCTCCTCTGGAGCGGGATCAAGGGTCAGGCCCTGAACGCGGATGGAACTCTCCGCCTCGACCTCAAGAAGGGCATGTATATCGTGAAGACGAAGGCCACGACCGTAAAAATCGTGAGAAAGTAG